A region from the Pseudopipra pipra isolate bDixPip1 chromosome 8, bDixPip1.hap1, whole genome shotgun sequence genome encodes:
- the GBF1 gene encoding Golgi-specific brefeldin A-resistance guanine nucleotide exchange factor 1 isoform X2, with protein MRGIVRMVDKNIYIVQGEINAVVGAIKRNARWSTHTHLDEERDPLLHSFSNLKEVLNNITELSEIEPNVFLRPFLEVIRSEDTTGPITGLALTSVNKFLSYALIDPSHEGTAEGMENMADAVTHARFVGTDHASDEVVLMKILQVLRTLLLTPVGAHLTNESVCEIMQSCFRICFEMRLSELLRKSAEHTLVDMVQLLFTRLPQFKEEPKSYMGTNMKKISPCLLNKLELSSGEQAKALNQLERVLLFKNLKAYSILWKNKRVQLKMRAGGMSESSKWKKQKRSPRPPRHVTKVSPATEQSAGNASNSTGSGVAFIDAPSPSSSGSSENVSSAVSPVTDSGLELSSQTTSKEDLTDLDQVASLGLNAGMPSNEAKVTENQNQPELQNESLREEKIQSASVESIPEVLEECTSVAEHSDSASVHDMDYVNPRGVRFTQSSQKEGAALVPYGLPCIRELFRFLISLTNPHDRHNSEVMIHMGLQLLTVALESAPIANCQSLLGLVKEELCRHLFQLLSVERLNLYAASLRVCFLLFESMREHLKFQLEMYIKKLMEIITVENPKMPYEMKEMALEAIVQLWRIPSFVTELYINYDCDYYCANLFEELTKLLSKNAFPVSGQLYTVHLLSLEALLTVIDSTEAHCQAKVLSNIHQQEKEVVKPSPETINSTKETSNSIERVFSERRSSSAVSETAGACPPTSGCLMADQMKESCTELEGGSEAAEKSIPRKPTRFSCILPSPQELMQIKNKKKLLITGTEQFNQKPKKGIQFLQEKNLLATPIDNNEVARWLRENPRLDKKMIGEFVSDRKNIDLLESFVGTFSFQGLRLDEALRLYLEAFRLPGEAPVIQRLLEAFTEHWRKSNGSPFANSDACFALAYAVIMLNTDQHNHNVRKQNVPMTLEEFRKNLKGVNGGKDFEQDILEDMYHAIKNDEIVMPEEQTGLVKENYIWNVLLHRGATDEGIFLHVPPGSYDHDLFTMTWGPTIAALSYVFDKSLEETIIQKAISGFRKCAMISAHYGLSDVFDNLIISLCKFTALSSESIENLPTVFGSNPKAHIAAKTVFHLAHRHGDILREGWKNIMEAMLQLFRAELLPKAMVEVEDFVDPNGKIYLQREETPSNRGESTVLSFVSWLTLSGTEQSGMRGPSTETQEAKRAALECIKQCDPEKLITESKFLQLESLQELMKALISVTPDEETYDEEDAAFCLEMLLRIVLENRDRVTCVWQTVRDHLYHLCVHAMEFCFLVERAVVGLLRLAIRLLRREEISAQVLLSLRILLMMKPNVLSRVSHEVAYGLHELLKTNAANIHSGDDWYTLFTLLECIGSGVKPPAALQVTARADNDTGAQSDSEVSSSYHPSDMSLDRGYTSDSEVYTDHGKPGKMHRSVTDVDVMNSGWLVVGKDDIDTSRSTAGLSRLGPSPLVNQYSLTVGLDLGPHDTKSLMKCVESLSFIVRDAAHVTPENFELCVKTIRIFVEASLNGGYKSQEKRGKSHRYDSKSSRLKKKPKESSTRRSRVLSQHQAHTHSDEDEDESIPASYHTVSLQLLDLMHTLHTRAAGIYSSWAEEQRHLETAARKITADSRTLWSNCWCPLLQGIAWLCCDARRQIRMQALTYLQRALLVHDLQALDALEWESCFNKVLFPLLTKLLENISPADVGGMEETRMRASTLLSKVFLQHLSPLLSLTTFAALWLTILDFMDKYMHAGSSDLLLEAIPESLKNMLLVMDTAGIFHSADSRTGYSDLWEITWERIDCFLPRLRDELFKQTVIQDPVLNVPVEQQHQKSIVSALPPSPVGDVRSTTHLAPLEKPCEPGASESERPTAPASPTISTSASPSFPTSASTKTSPVTDIPPTTAQPPLILQPLASPLQVGVPPMTLPIILNPALIEATSPVPLLATPRPTDPMTTSEVN; from the exons ATCCCAGCCATGAGGGCACAGCAGAGGGTATGGAGAACATGGCAGATGCTGTCACTCATGCCCGATTTGTGGGCACAGATCATGCGAGCGATGAGGTTGTCTTGATGAAAATCCTACAG GTGTTGAGGACCTTGTTGCTCACTCCAGTGGGAGCCCACCTCACCAATGAATCCGTGTGTGAGATCATGCAGTCCTGTTTCCGCATATGCTTCGAAATGAGACTCAGCG AGTTATTGAGAAAATCTGCAGAGCACACTCTGGTCGACATGGTGCAGCTGCTCTTCACAAG GTTGCCTCAGTTTAAGGAAGAGCCTAAAAGCTACATGGGAACGAACATGAAGAAG ATTTCTCCATGTCTCCTCAACAAACTGGAGCTAAGTAGTGGGGAACAGGCCAAAGCTCTGAACCAATTAGAGAGGGTATTGCTCTTTAAGAACCTGAag GCTTACAGTATCTTATGGAAAAACAAACGAGTACAG TTGAAAATGAGAGCTGGAGGAATGAGTGAATCatcaaaatggaaaaagcagaagagatcACCAAGGCCTCCTCGACATGTAACTAAGGTCTCTCCTGCGACAGAACAGTCAGCAGGCAATGCTAGTAATAGCACAG GAAGTGGAGTTGCTTTCATAGatgctccttctcccagctcctctggaaGCTCAGAAAACGTTTCATCTGCAGTCAGCCCCGTTACAGACAGTGGTTTGGAGTTGTCCTCACAGACAACTTCCAAGGAAGACCTGACAGACTTGGATCAAGTCGCTTCTTTGGGACTTAATGCAGGAATGCCTTCAAATGAGGCCAAAGTcactgaaaatcaaaatcagCCCGAACTCCAG AATGAAAGTCTGAGGGAGGAGAAGATCCAATCAGCTTCTGTCGAGTCTATCCCTGAGGTCCTAGAGGAGTGCACATCTGTAGCAGAACATTCTGACTCTGCCTCAGTTCATGACATGGACTATGTAAATCCCCGGGGAGTACGTTTTACTCAGTCTTCCCAGAAAGAAG GAGCAGCTCTGGTCCCATATGGGTTACCATGTATTAGAGAACTGTTCCGCTTTCTTATCTCCCTCACCAACCCTCACGACCGCCACAACTCTGAGGTGATGATCCAcatggggctgcagctgctAACTGTTGCCCTGGAGTCAGCACCCATTGCAAACTGCCAGTCCCTCTTGGGACttgtgaaggaggagttgtgcCGGCATCTGTTTCAA CTGCTGAGTGTTGAAAGACTCAATCTGTACGCAGCTTCCCTCAGGGTGTGCTTTCTTCTCTTTGAGAGCATGAGAGAGCATCTGAAATTCCAGCTGGAG ATGTATATCAAGAAGCTGATGGAAATAATCACTGTGGAAAACCCAAAGATGCCCTATGAAATGAAGGAGATGGCTTTGGAAGCCATCGTTCAGCTGTGGAGGATTCCCAGCTTCGTGACCGAGCTGTATATTAACTATGACTGTGACTACTACTGCGCCAACCTCTTCGAGGAGCtcaccaagctgctctccaAG AATGCCTTCCCAGTTTCTGGACAGCTGTATACTGTTCATCTGCTGTCTCTGGAAGCATTGCTGACAGTGATAGATAGCACTGAAGCACATTGCCAGGCCAAAGTGCTGAGTAACATTCATCAACAAGAGAAGGAAGTTGTCAAACCCAGCCCAGAAACCATCAACAGTACTAAAGAAACAAGCAATA GTATTGAGAGAGTATTCAGTGAGAGAAGATCTTCCAGTGCAGTCTCAGAGACAGCTGGGGCATGTCCTCCCACGAGTGGATGCCTTATGGCTGACCAGATGAAGGAGAGCTGCACAGAACTGGAAGGAGGAAGTGAGGCAG CTGAGAAGAGTATCCCCAGGAAGCCTACTCGATTTTCTTGCATCCTTCCAAGCCCTCAGGAACTTATGCAGattaagaacaaaaagaag CTCCTGATAACCGGAACAGAGCAGTTCAACCAAAAGCCAAAGAAAGGGATACAGTTTCTGCAGGAGAAAAACCTTCTTGCCACCCCCATTGACAACAATGAAGTGGCCAGGTGGCTACGGGAAAATCCTCGCCTTGACAAAAAAATGATTGGGGAATTTGTGAGTGACCGCAAGAACATAGACTTACTGGAAAGCTTTGTTGG GACTTTCAGCTTCCAAGGTTTAAGGCTGGATGAAGCTTTACGACTTTATCTAGAGGCCTTTAGATTACCAGGAGAGGCTCCTGTAATCCAGAGACTGTTAGAAGCCTTCACAGAACATTGGAGG AAATCAAACGGGTCCCCATTTGCTAATAGTGATGCCTGCTTTGCCCTGGCCTATGCAGTTATTATGCTGAACACTGACCAGCACAACCACAATGTCCGCAAGCAGAACGTCCCAATGACTCTGGAG GAGTTTCGGAAGAACCTGAAAGGTGTGAATGGAGGCAAAGACTTTGAACAGGACATACTGGAAGACATGTATCATGCCATCAA AAATGATGAGATAGTGATGCCAGAAGAACAGACGGGCCTGGTGAAGGAAAACTATATCTGGAATGTCCTGCTACATCGTGGTGCCACGGATGAGGGAATATTTCTCCATGTGCCTCCTGGAAGCTATGACCATGATCTCTTCACCATGACATGGGGGCCAACCATTGCAGCACTTTCTTATGTTTTTGACAAGAGCTTAGAAGAAACAATAATCCAGAAGGCTATTTCTGGTTTCAG gAAATGTGCAATGATTTCTGCCCACTATGGCCTTAGTGATGTGTTTGACAATCTCATAATTTCTCTCTGCAAGTTTACAGCCCTCAGCAGTGAG TCTATTGAGAACCTGCCCACTGTTTTTGGAAGTAATCCCAAGGCCCATATTGCAGCAAAGACTGTGTTTCACTTGGCCCATCGCCATGGTGACATTCTGCGAGAGGGCTGGAAAAACATCATGGAGGCCATGCTACAGCTTTTccgagcagagctgctgcccaagGCCATGGTGGAG GTTGAAGACTTTGTGGATCCTAATGGCAAAATCTATCTGCAGCGTGAGGAGACACCATCTAACCG TGGTGAATCAACAGTACTGAGTTTTGTTAGCTGGCTCACCCTCAGTGGGACAGAGCAATCTGGTATGAGAGGGCCATCTACGGAAACACAGGAGGCAAAGCGAGCGGCTTTGGAATGCATAAAG CAATGTGATCCTGAGAAGTTGATCACAGAAAGCAAATTTCTCCAACTGGAATCCCTCCAGGAGCTCATGAAG GCTCTAATCTCTGTGACTCCTGATGAGGAGACATATGATGAAGAGGATGCAGCCTTCTGCTTGGAGATGCTTCTGCGGATTGTTCTAGAGAATAG GGACCGTGTGACCTGTGTCTGGCAGACTGTCCGAGACCACCTGTATCATCTCTGTGTCCATGCGATGGAGTTCTGCTTCTTGGTGGAGAGGGCAGTGGTGGGGCTGCTGAGACTGGCCATTCGACTCCTCCGTCGAGAAGAAATCAGTGCACAG GTTCTGCTCTCGTTACGTATCCTACTTATGATGAAGCCGAATGTGCTGTCCAGAGTTAGCCATGAGGTTGCCTATGGCCTCCATGAACTCTTGAAGACCAATGCTGCCAACATTCACTCTGGGGATGACTGGTACACACTCTTCACCCTCCTGGAGTGTATCGGGTCTGGGGTGAAGCcgcctgcagccctgcaggttACAGCAAGGGCAGATAACGACACAG GTGCTCAGTCAGACAGCGAGGTCTCCTCCTCCTATCATCCCAGTGACATGAGCCTGGACCGTGGCTACACCTCTGATTCAGAGGTGTACACAGACCACGGGAAGCCTGGCAAGATGCATCGCTCGGTGACAGATGTGGATGTCATGAACAGCGGCTGGCTGGTG gtggGGAAAGATGACATTGACACCTCCAGATCCACTGCTGGGCTCAGCAGGCTGGGTCCATCTCCTCTCGTCAACCAGTACAGCCTGACTGTGGGGCTGGATTTGGGCCCACATGACACGAAGTCTCTCATGAAATGTGTGGAGTCCCTGTCCTTCATCGTGCGAGATGCTGCCCATGTCACACCTGAGAACTTCGAGCTGTGCGTCAAAACGATACGGATCTTCGTGGAGGCGAGCTTGAATGGGG GCTACAAGTCCcaggaaaagagagggaagagcCACAGGTATGACAGTAAATCCAGtcggttaaaaaaaaagccaaaggagAGCTCCACACGGCGATCCCGGGTCTTGAGCCAGCaccaggcacacacacacagtgatgaggatgaggatgagagCATCCCTGCCAGCTACCACACTGTGTCTTTACAG CTCCTGGACCTCATGCACACCTTGCACACGCGAGCAGCCGGCATTTACAGCTCCTGGGCGGAGGAGCAGCGACACCTGGAGACGGCGGCCAGGAAAATCACAGCGGATTCCCGAACACTGTGGTCCAACTGCTGGTGTCCTTTGCTACAGG GTAttgcctggctgtgctgtgatGCCCGACGCCAGATACGGATGCAAGCACTGACTTACTTGCAGCGGGCCCTCCTGGTACATGACCTGCAGGCCCTGGATGCCCTGGAATGGGAGTCGTGCTTCAACAAG GTGCTGTTCCCACTGCTAACCAAGCTACTTGAGAACATCAGCCCAGCTGATGTTGGTGGAATGGAAGAAACTAGGATGAGAGCCTCAACACTACTGTCCAAG GTGTTCCTACAGCATCTCTCCCCACTGCTCTCACTGACCACCTTTGCTGCCCTGTGGCTCACAATCCTAGACTTTATGGACAAGTACATGCATGCTGGCTCTAGTGACTTACTG CTGGAGGCCATTCCAGAGTCTCTGAAGAATATGCTGCTCGTAATGGATACAGCTGGGATATTCCACAGTGCTGATTCACGGACAGGATACTCAGATCTCTGGGAGATCACTTGGGAGCGCATTGACTGTTTCTTACCTCGGCTGCGGGATGAGCTCTTCAAACAGACAGTCATCCAAG ATCCTGTCCTGAACGTACCAGTGGAGCAGCAGCATCAGAAATCAATAGTGTCTGCCCTGCCCCCTTCTCCTGTGGGGGATGTGAGATCAACCACCCACCTGGCTCCTTTGGAGAAGCCTTGTGAACCGGGTGCCAGTG aGTCCGAGAGACCCACTGCACCTGCCTCACCCACCATCAGCACCTCTGCCTCTCCTTCTTTCCCAACATCAGCTTCAACAAAGACAAGCCCCGTTACGGACATACCTCCTACGACAGCACAGCCACCACTCATCCTGCAGCCTCTTGCATCTCCCCTGCAGGTTGGAGTGCCACCTATGACTCTTCCAATCATTCTCAACCCAGCCCTAATTGAAGCCACCTCTCCTGTTCCCCTCTTAGCTACTCCACGGCCCACTGACCCCATGACAACCTCTGAAGTCAATTAG
- the GBF1 gene encoding Golgi-specific brefeldin A-resistance guanine nucleotide exchange factor 1 isoform X5, translating into MRGIVRMVDKNIYIVQGEINAVVGAIKRNARWSTHTHLDEERDPLLHSFSNLKEVLNNITELSEIEPNVFLRPFLEVIRSEDTTGPITGLALTSVNKFLSYALIDPSHEGTAEGMENMADAVTHARFVGTDHASDEVVLMKILQVLRTLLLTPVGAHLTNESVCEIMQSCFRICFEMRLSELLRKSAEHTLVDMVQLLFTRLPQFKEEPKSYMGTNMKKISPCLLNKLELSSGEQAKALNQLERVLLFKNLKLKMRAGGMSESSKWKKQKRSPRPPRHVTKVSPATEQSAGNASNSTGSGVAFIDAPSPSSSGSSENVSSAVSPVTDSGLELSSQTTSKEDLTDLDQVASLGLNAGMPSNEAKVTENQNQPELQNESLREEKIQSASVESIPEVLEECTSVAEHSDSASVHDMDYVNPRGVRFTQSSQKEGAALVPYGLPCIRELFRFLISLTNPHDRHNSEVMIHMGLQLLTVALESAPIANCQSLLGLVKEELCRHLFQLLSVERLNLYAASLRVCFLLFESMREHLKFQLEMYIKKLMEIITVENPKMPYEMKEMALEAIVQLWRIPSFVTELYINYDCDYYCANLFEELTKLLSKNAFPVSGQLYTVHLLSLEALLTVIDSTEAHCQAKVLSNIHQQEKEVVKPSPETINSTKETSNSIERVFSERRSSSAVSETAGACPPTSGCLMADQMKESCTELEGGSEAAEKSIPRKPTRFSCILPSPQELMQIKNKKKLLITGTEQFNQKPKKGIQFLQEKNLLATPIDNNEVARWLRENPRLDKKMIGEFVSDRKNIDLLESFVGTFSFQGLRLDEALRLYLEAFRLPGEAPVIQRLLEAFTEHWRKSNGSPFANSDACFALAYAVIMLNTDQHNHNVRKQNVPMTLEEFRKNLKGVNGGKDFEQDILEDMYHAIKNDEIVMPEEQTGLVKENYIWNVLLHRGATDEGIFLHVPPGSYDHDLFTMTWGPTIAALSYVFDKSLEETIIQKAISGFRKCAMISAHYGLSDVFDNLIISLCKFTALSSESIENLPTVFGSNPKAHIAAKTVFHLAHRHGDILREGWKNIMEAMLQLFRAELLPKAMVEVEDFVDPNGKIYLQREETPSNRGESTVLSFVSWLTLSGTEQSGMRGPSTETQEAKRAALECIKQCDPEKLITESKFLQLESLQELMKALISVTPDEETYDEEDAAFCLEMLLRIVLENRDRVTCVWQTVRDHLYHLCVHAMEFCFLVERAVVGLLRLAIRLLRREEISAQVLLSLRILLMMKPNVLSRVSHEVAYGLHELLKTNAANIHSGDDWYTLFTLLECIGSGVKPPAALQVTARADNDTGAQSDSEVSSSYHPSDMSLDRGYTSDSEVYTDHGKPGKMHRSVTDVDVMNSGWLVVGKDDIDTSRSTAGLSRLGPSPLVNQYSLTVGLDLGPHDTKSLMKCVESLSFIVRDAAHVTPENFELCVKTIRIFVEASLNGGYKSQEKRGKSHRYDSKSSRLKKKPKESSTRRSRVLSQHQAHTHSDEDEDESIPASYHTVSLQVSQDLLDLMHTLHTRAAGIYSSWAEEQRHLETAARKITADSRTLWSNCWCPLLQGIAWLCCDARRQIRMQALTYLQRALLVHDLQALDALEWESCFNKVLFPLLTKLLENISPADVGGMEETRMRASTLLSKVFLQHLSPLLSLTTFAALWLTILDFMDKYMHAGSSDLLLEAIPESLKNMLLVMDTAGIFHSADSRTGYSDLWEITWERIDCFLPRLRDELFKQTVIQDPVLNVPVEQQHQKSIVSALPPSPVGDVRSTTHLAPLEKPCEPGASESERPTAPASPTISTSASPSFPTSASTKTSPVTDIPPTTAQPPLILQPLASPLQVGVPPMTLPIILNPALIEATSPVPLLATPRPTDPMTTSEVN; encoded by the exons ATCCCAGCCATGAGGGCACAGCAGAGGGTATGGAGAACATGGCAGATGCTGTCACTCATGCCCGATTTGTGGGCACAGATCATGCGAGCGATGAGGTTGTCTTGATGAAAATCCTACAG GTGTTGAGGACCTTGTTGCTCACTCCAGTGGGAGCCCACCTCACCAATGAATCCGTGTGTGAGATCATGCAGTCCTGTTTCCGCATATGCTTCGAAATGAGACTCAGCG AGTTATTGAGAAAATCTGCAGAGCACACTCTGGTCGACATGGTGCAGCTGCTCTTCACAAG GTTGCCTCAGTTTAAGGAAGAGCCTAAAAGCTACATGGGAACGAACATGAAGAAG ATTTCTCCATGTCTCCTCAACAAACTGGAGCTAAGTAGTGGGGAACAGGCCAAAGCTCTGAACCAATTAGAGAGGGTATTGCTCTTTAAGAACCTGAag TTGAAAATGAGAGCTGGAGGAATGAGTGAATCatcaaaatggaaaaagcagaagagatcACCAAGGCCTCCTCGACATGTAACTAAGGTCTCTCCTGCGACAGAACAGTCAGCAGGCAATGCTAGTAATAGCACAG GAAGTGGAGTTGCTTTCATAGatgctccttctcccagctcctctggaaGCTCAGAAAACGTTTCATCTGCAGTCAGCCCCGTTACAGACAGTGGTTTGGAGTTGTCCTCACAGACAACTTCCAAGGAAGACCTGACAGACTTGGATCAAGTCGCTTCTTTGGGACTTAATGCAGGAATGCCTTCAAATGAGGCCAAAGTcactgaaaatcaaaatcagCCCGAACTCCAG AATGAAAGTCTGAGGGAGGAGAAGATCCAATCAGCTTCTGTCGAGTCTATCCCTGAGGTCCTAGAGGAGTGCACATCTGTAGCAGAACATTCTGACTCTGCCTCAGTTCATGACATGGACTATGTAAATCCCCGGGGAGTACGTTTTACTCAGTCTTCCCAGAAAGAAG GAGCAGCTCTGGTCCCATATGGGTTACCATGTATTAGAGAACTGTTCCGCTTTCTTATCTCCCTCACCAACCCTCACGACCGCCACAACTCTGAGGTGATGATCCAcatggggctgcagctgctAACTGTTGCCCTGGAGTCAGCACCCATTGCAAACTGCCAGTCCCTCTTGGGACttgtgaaggaggagttgtgcCGGCATCTGTTTCAA CTGCTGAGTGTTGAAAGACTCAATCTGTACGCAGCTTCCCTCAGGGTGTGCTTTCTTCTCTTTGAGAGCATGAGAGAGCATCTGAAATTCCAGCTGGAG ATGTATATCAAGAAGCTGATGGAAATAATCACTGTGGAAAACCCAAAGATGCCCTATGAAATGAAGGAGATGGCTTTGGAAGCCATCGTTCAGCTGTGGAGGATTCCCAGCTTCGTGACCGAGCTGTATATTAACTATGACTGTGACTACTACTGCGCCAACCTCTTCGAGGAGCtcaccaagctgctctccaAG AATGCCTTCCCAGTTTCTGGACAGCTGTATACTGTTCATCTGCTGTCTCTGGAAGCATTGCTGACAGTGATAGATAGCACTGAAGCACATTGCCAGGCCAAAGTGCTGAGTAACATTCATCAACAAGAGAAGGAAGTTGTCAAACCCAGCCCAGAAACCATCAACAGTACTAAAGAAACAAGCAATA GTATTGAGAGAGTATTCAGTGAGAGAAGATCTTCCAGTGCAGTCTCAGAGACAGCTGGGGCATGTCCTCCCACGAGTGGATGCCTTATGGCTGACCAGATGAAGGAGAGCTGCACAGAACTGGAAGGAGGAAGTGAGGCAG CTGAGAAGAGTATCCCCAGGAAGCCTACTCGATTTTCTTGCATCCTTCCAAGCCCTCAGGAACTTATGCAGattaagaacaaaaagaag CTCCTGATAACCGGAACAGAGCAGTTCAACCAAAAGCCAAAGAAAGGGATACAGTTTCTGCAGGAGAAAAACCTTCTTGCCACCCCCATTGACAACAATGAAGTGGCCAGGTGGCTACGGGAAAATCCTCGCCTTGACAAAAAAATGATTGGGGAATTTGTGAGTGACCGCAAGAACATAGACTTACTGGAAAGCTTTGTTGG GACTTTCAGCTTCCAAGGTTTAAGGCTGGATGAAGCTTTACGACTTTATCTAGAGGCCTTTAGATTACCAGGAGAGGCTCCTGTAATCCAGAGACTGTTAGAAGCCTTCACAGAACATTGGAGG AAATCAAACGGGTCCCCATTTGCTAATAGTGATGCCTGCTTTGCCCTGGCCTATGCAGTTATTATGCTGAACACTGACCAGCACAACCACAATGTCCGCAAGCAGAACGTCCCAATGACTCTGGAG GAGTTTCGGAAGAACCTGAAAGGTGTGAATGGAGGCAAAGACTTTGAACAGGACATACTGGAAGACATGTATCATGCCATCAA AAATGATGAGATAGTGATGCCAGAAGAACAGACGGGCCTGGTGAAGGAAAACTATATCTGGAATGTCCTGCTACATCGTGGTGCCACGGATGAGGGAATATTTCTCCATGTGCCTCCTGGAAGCTATGACCATGATCTCTTCACCATGACATGGGGGCCAACCATTGCAGCACTTTCTTATGTTTTTGACAAGAGCTTAGAAGAAACAATAATCCAGAAGGCTATTTCTGGTTTCAG gAAATGTGCAATGATTTCTGCCCACTATGGCCTTAGTGATGTGTTTGACAATCTCATAATTTCTCTCTGCAAGTTTACAGCCCTCAGCAGTGAG TCTATTGAGAACCTGCCCACTGTTTTTGGAAGTAATCCCAAGGCCCATATTGCAGCAAAGACTGTGTTTCACTTGGCCCATCGCCATGGTGACATTCTGCGAGAGGGCTGGAAAAACATCATGGAGGCCATGCTACAGCTTTTccgagcagagctgctgcccaagGCCATGGTGGAG GTTGAAGACTTTGTGGATCCTAATGGCAAAATCTATCTGCAGCGTGAGGAGACACCATCTAACCG TGGTGAATCAACAGTACTGAGTTTTGTTAGCTGGCTCACCCTCAGTGGGACAGAGCAATCTGGTATGAGAGGGCCATCTACGGAAACACAGGAGGCAAAGCGAGCGGCTTTGGAATGCATAAAG CAATGTGATCCTGAGAAGTTGATCACAGAAAGCAAATTTCTCCAACTGGAATCCCTCCAGGAGCTCATGAAG GCTCTAATCTCTGTGACTCCTGATGAGGAGACATATGATGAAGAGGATGCAGCCTTCTGCTTGGAGATGCTTCTGCGGATTGTTCTAGAGAATAG GGACCGTGTGACCTGTGTCTGGCAGACTGTCCGAGACCACCTGTATCATCTCTGTGTCCATGCGATGGAGTTCTGCTTCTTGGTGGAGAGGGCAGTGGTGGGGCTGCTGAGACTGGCCATTCGACTCCTCCGTCGAGAAGAAATCAGTGCACAG GTTCTGCTCTCGTTACGTATCCTACTTATGATGAAGCCGAATGTGCTGTCCAGAGTTAGCCATGAGGTTGCCTATGGCCTCCATGAACTCTTGAAGACCAATGCTGCCAACATTCACTCTGGGGATGACTGGTACACACTCTTCACCCTCCTGGAGTGTATCGGGTCTGGGGTGAAGCcgcctgcagccctgcaggttACAGCAAGGGCAGATAACGACACAG GTGCTCAGTCAGACAGCGAGGTCTCCTCCTCCTATCATCCCAGTGACATGAGCCTGGACCGTGGCTACACCTCTGATTCAGAGGTGTACACAGACCACGGGAAGCCTGGCAAGATGCATCGCTCGGTGACAGATGTGGATGTCATGAACAGCGGCTGGCTGGTG gtggGGAAAGATGACATTGACACCTCCAGATCCACTGCTGGGCTCAGCAGGCTGGGTCCATCTCCTCTCGTCAACCAGTACAGCCTGACTGTGGGGCTGGATTTGGGCCCACATGACACGAAGTCTCTCATGAAATGTGTGGAGTCCCTGTCCTTCATCGTGCGAGATGCTGCCCATGTCACACCTGAGAACTTCGAGCTGTGCGTCAAAACGATACGGATCTTCGTGGAGGCGAGCTTGAATGGGG GCTACAAGTCCcaggaaaagagagggaagagcCACAGGTATGACAGTAAATCCAGtcggttaaaaaaaaagccaaaggagAGCTCCACACGGCGATCCCGGGTCTTGAGCCAGCaccaggcacacacacacagtgatgaggatgaggatgagagCATCCCTGCCAGCTACCACACTGTGTCTTTACAGGTTAGTCAGGAC CTCCTGGACCTCATGCACACCTTGCACACGCGAGCAGCCGGCATTTACAGCTCCTGGGCGGAGGAGCAGCGACACCTGGAGACGGCGGCCAGGAAAATCACAGCGGATTCCCGAACACTGTGGTCCAACTGCTGGTGTCCTTTGCTACAGG GTAttgcctggctgtgctgtgatGCCCGACGCCAGATACGGATGCAAGCACTGACTTACTTGCAGCGGGCCCTCCTGGTACATGACCTGCAGGCCCTGGATGCCCTGGAATGGGAGTCGTGCTTCAACAAG GTGCTGTTCCCACTGCTAACCAAGCTACTTGAGAACATCAGCCCAGCTGATGTTGGTGGAATGGAAGAAACTAGGATGAGAGCCTCAACACTACTGTCCAAG GTGTTCCTACAGCATCTCTCCCCACTGCTCTCACTGACCACCTTTGCTGCCCTGTGGCTCACAATCCTAGACTTTATGGACAAGTACATGCATGCTGGCTCTAGTGACTTACTG CTGGAGGCCATTCCAGAGTCTCTGAAGAATATGCTGCTCGTAATGGATACAGCTGGGATATTCCACAGTGCTGATTCACGGACAGGATACTCAGATCTCTGGGAGATCACTTGGGAGCGCATTGACTGTTTCTTACCTCGGCTGCGGGATGAGCTCTTCAAACAGACAGTCATCCAAG ATCCTGTCCTGAACGTACCAGTGGAGCAGCAGCATCAGAAATCAATAGTGTCTGCCCTGCCCCCTTCTCCTGTGGGGGATGTGAGATCAACCACCCACCTGGCTCCTTTGGAGAAGCCTTGTGAACCGGGTGCCAGTG aGTCCGAGAGACCCACTGCACCTGCCTCACCCACCATCAGCACCTCTGCCTCTCCTTCTTTCCCAACATCAGCTTCAACAAAGACAAGCCCCGTTACGGACATACCTCCTACGACAGCACAGCCACCACTCATCCTGCAGCCTCTTGCATCTCCCCTGCAGGTTGGAGTGCCACCTATGACTCTTCCAATCATTCTCAACCCAGCCCTAATTGAAGCCACCTCTCCTGTTCCCCTCTTAGCTACTCCACGGCCCACTGACCCCATGACAACCTCTGAAGTCAATTAG